One segment of Salvia splendens isolate huo1 chromosome 20, SspV2, whole genome shotgun sequence DNA contains the following:
- the LOC121781590 gene encoding uncharacterized protein LOC121781590: MVRSPRFWSRQPWQNRDSRGLASTSAAPTAATGTAAAGQTTGSVGRSGERPRFGEIQVSQAEKTERTRRGLCYYCLEKWIVGHVCKQRLLCYAEDKEGDDEDSDGCPADETVPTDVSHVHAMDGGRRSRPMKVVGVIHDREVCVLIDTGSDQDFLHPKVAESLHLPLSPIHPFKVIVGNGAALLCTHVSRQTKLEVQGSIFMVDLHILPIHGPDVILGMDWLESLGKVTADFAGKTLEFVHGESRITLTGVTPPARKIDGASLAALMSPSGGLEVYEIMLLEPETTTTTSEVREDFPADLPPAIAAVMETYRPVFSMSSGMPPLYPFDHRIHLLPGTKPINVRPYRYPYFKKNEIERQVKDMLDQGIIQRSISPFSSPVLLIRKKMDLFASALIIVH; encoded by the coding sequence ATGGTCCGCAGCCCGCGTTTTTGGTCGCGTCAGCCTTGGCAGAACCGTGATAGCCGAGGGCTGGCAAGTACCTCCGCAGCACCGACAGCGGCAACAGGCACAGCCGCCGCGGGACAGACCACGGGTTCCGTGGGTCGCAGTGGGGAAAGGCCGCGTTTCGGCGAGATTCAGGTTTCCCAAGCTGAAAAGACGGAACGCACCCGTCGGGGCTTGTGTTACTATTGCCTCGAGAAGTGGATTGTCGGGCACGTGTGCAAACAGAGACTGCTATGCTACGCGGAGGACAAAGAGGGAGATGATGAGGACTCGGATGGATGCCCGGCTGATGAGACTGTGCCCACGGACGTGTCGCATGTTCACGCGATGGACGGGGGTCGCCGATCTCGACCGATGAAGGTCGTGGGAGTTATACACGATCGCGAGGTGTGTGTCCTAATTGACACAGGGAGCGACCAAGATTTTCTCCACCCGAAGGTTGCTGAATCACTGCACTTGCCACTCTCGCCTATTCATCCTTTCAAGGTGATTGTGGGCAACGGGGCGGCCCTTCTTTGCACTCATGTTTCCAGACAGACAAAATTGGAGGTGCAGGGCTCGATTTTCATGGTGGATCTCCATATTCTACCTATTCACGGTCCAGATGTGATTCTGGGTATGGACTGGCTGGAATCGTTGGGGAAGGTGACCGCAGATTTCGCAGGAAAAACATTAGAGTTTGTTCACGGGGAGAGCCGTATTACGCTAACGGGGGTTACGCCACCTGCCCGTAAGATagatggagcctcactggcggCTTTGATGTCCCCTTCGGGAGGTTTGGAAGTATATGAGATTATGCTCTTGGAACCGGAGACGACCACCACCACATCCGAGGTCCGCGAGGATTTTCCGGCTGATCTTCCGCCGGCCATAGCAGCAGTTATGGAGACTTACAGACCGGTTTTCAGCATGTCGTCCGGGATGCCACCATTATACCCTTTTGATCACCGCATACATCTGTTGCCGGGCACGAAACCGATCAACGTAAGACCGTACCGCTATccctattttaaaaaaaatgagatagAGCGGCAAGTCAAAGACATGCTTGACCAGGGGATTATTCAGAGAAGCATCAGTCCGTTCTCTTCACCAGTACTACTGATTCGTAAGAAGATGGATCTTTTCGCTTCTGCATTGATTATCGTGCACTGA